Below is a genomic region from Eupeodes corollae chromosome 1, idEupCoro1.1, whole genome shotgun sequence.
GCTCTCCAGCTGGGATTCCCGACCTCCGGTGCCCTCGCAATCGTTTCGAAATATCTCACGCCATTTGGTTAAACTGCACGAAGCAATAGCCCCGATCCTTCCCGAACAACAAATACACGCCATCTATCGCATTGTTCATAGAAATTTCAAGGACAAATTGAAAGAGCAACTACTCAAGAACAACATCGTCAACAATGGTGGGCCACAGCATGGTGTTGTCACTTCGGAGTTGACTTTCTACATGGAGACACTAAGGACATTGAAAGCATTGGCCCCCGAGGAGATGGGCGACGATTCCATGGAggatatttggattttttagcAAAACTATTAGAcgtaagaattatttttatttttttaatactgaaAGAAATGaaggaaatattaaatttagtaataattaaataataaagtccTTGACCTTACCCTCCCCCTTTTATGTAGCTTATGACTGCCAAATTTTCAGTTTTGAATGTCCTCCTCTCTCAAAGAGAACCTGGACACATTCCagattgaagtaaaaaaaatatattgtaattttctgttttattggtttctttttggttatttgttgttgttttggtttactttgctgaatttttatttattttttaaaactaaaattaaaaagatgaagtATTGctttgtaaagatattttatacaaataataaaaaattaaaaattaaaacatttttaaattattacataaaaaaaaatgctagaCAAGAAGAAAAATGGCGATTAAATACCGCATAGTGCCGTTTGTTTATACAGaattattgtttaataaataaaattaaattaaaaaaaaataagaaaaaccaatgaattaagataaatttaattttaatttgattaacgataaaataataataattttaaagcagaaacacttttaaatgaataaacaaaaactataaaagagaatacaataattttatcgaaaagttgtaaagtttataaactaaaacaaaataaataaatatttctctcTGTtggtaaattcaaataaaattgatctTCTTACTTTCGCAAAATTTTAGATGTATGTAGAATTGAAGTCCCTTGAGAAGCCTTCCTTATACTCTGAGATAGGAGATAAATAAAAAGGTGAGTTGTATTTCtgttctttacatttttttttaactatattgCTGTGATTGCTTCAATGGCTTTGGGAGGCTCACAAGAAATCAACTTGATGTCATAGTTAGTTTAAcaagaatatttcttttcaatGAACAAAAATTCTGTGTTAGAGATTCTATCTAGAATTTTGTTctcaatattaagtaattttggTAGTAGCCGTGGCATAGTGGTTAGTGTGTTAGACTGTGAGTCGTTTTTTTACGGTGGTGCCAGCAACAACATCTGACCAGTCGACAATAGCAACAATTAACCAAAAGGGGAAGCTAAAGAAGCATAACTTGAACAAGGTGGAGAAAGCCAACTACGCTTTGCGGCGTGATATGCGTAAGGAAATGGAGGGTGGTCACCAATGAGATTGAGTTTTTAGACTACGCTGAGTCTGAAACAACAGAATACATGTCCGATGGTGGAGAAAGGCTCTTCAGGTCACCTAAAAAGGATTTAATCCTTTCGGAGCCAGATACAGTCCCGCAGATAAATAAGGCTTTGGAGGTAGGGAAGGGACTTCAAGATGAAAGAGAACTGGTGTAGGCCCTGCAAGCCAGACAGGCATCCATCATCCAGTTCGAACAAAGACTCAATAAGCGCAAGGAGGAAATTGAGCCCCTCCTCAGTCAGCTAAAGCTGGaacaagaggcgcgccgaaAACAAGAGGCAgcccaaaaacaccaaaaactacagcagcaaaaacaacagcaacaacaaccacagcagcaaaaatagtgtttctcactggccgaatacaactTAGTAAAAGGGTTATTAAAAGAGGCCACATCTCAGTTCTTCAGCTTCACGCCTAAAAGCGAACAAAACAACGATCCTTCTGAAGGGGGCTCTTAGCTTAGCTCCGTAAAAAGCCACTGATGATCTTGATTtcatcggggtcaagcctttcactacggtgaagtccaggcgagggggttataggtTACCAATGTTCCTCTTAACATTATCgcccaaagcagttttgagagcgtgaagaaaatcaaatcccTTGACTATAAAGCTGTCACTGTCACTGGGACACATTAATAACGCACGACGACATTATACAAtatacgaagtgccagaggtttggccatggcggagccaactgcaatatgcagttgtgCTGCGTCAGGTGCTCCGAAACCCACATTAAGAGAgtgtgcaagctggggaatgagcgggttgatgATTTAACCCatctcaagtgtgtcctttgtggaaaccaagggcacccggctagctaTAGGTGTTGCCCTAATATCCAAGAAATAAAGCAGAAATAGGCCAGttaaaaagccgaaagaagtcgaaagaagtcgacaggctccaacacaaaaattcctGGATCCTAAATTTTCCtgcgcccaaatggtgtcaggcaatgggaacacgagacaagCTCCACTAACGGTTGTCCCAAAGGCCTCCGTGCCTAAGGCACAAGAGGTGAAGCCTGATATTGTAGCCTTtatgttgagcattcaaggtcaactaacagggttGCAAAGttagataaaggagcaaggcaaaagggtagatcatctctactctttgttgcctggcctggcgcaatttagaccataatgggctcACGAAAAGCCGACATATTCCAATTGTTggaagactacagtcccgatgtatTTACATCTAGcgaaaccacaaacacaaattgactcatataAATTACAATAtagtaagaagagaccggcccgactccactcaagggggcggtgttgCTCTATTTATACGAAAagacattaattataaagttataTACAACAGTGAATTGCGAAAgttcaagacgctagaagtttgcgttgtatgcatctctctcactcaagggaagctgatgtatatgattgcggcttatgcggctggagctccgtaggttacttactttgcttcagaacttgaGATTCTTTTAAGGGAACTTAAACtaagcttggaagaaaactgtttcatcaaaatacaaaaattgaccaacatttacaacagatggacgaaacaataaaacgaacgatggaaccgacaataccaaagtacaaacaACTGGACCAAATGGaagcttacagaaacgcgactattgaggcactacgtaggcacaagagtggcttactgacaagacttgaaaacttgtacagacgacttacagacctaCACGACTtgaaggttaggacactgaagtcgtcaataaaatatatcaatCTATTGGTTAAAGTGAACTACTGGTTATCAATGCACAAGTAAGTCAACGGCCTAGTCattgataaagcttcggttcctaTCGATCACCAAAATCAatcatcagtgagcgtggttggTAGGCTGATatgggaccgtctcgaaacctaccgcgtgctgttgtcatgtgttctttctcttcagtcttgtattaatgtctggTGTtattatcaccttacatagtctaggcGCTTAAGGTGCTATGTTCTCTACTCTGTTCATTTATGTACtaagtagtgtgaaatgtaatataattcacaagtactgggaccgcaagatccggtcaatGAATTTCAGTGATCCTAGTATGTTCCCGAAAATCAACAATATAATCAGGAAAAAGAACAATAATGatcttccgtgtctgaaactacaaagaactgaagagaacagaaatgtacttagggcagcgcaaatagatccagatggAGCCATCTTTGACTATGACTTCTTCATAATTAAGGatcagaaggaaaaagtggaggcggcgggagctgctttccagcagaTGTACAaagtgaatgttagcattcgttCCAACCACTATCTGGAAAACAGCGCCCtatttaatcacttttaccttcgaaatgatataaCACATTGGCGCTCTGGGAACCGCTGTTTCATGCGGtgcaatgacgattccttggcaaatgccatgaTCGCCAAGCAATCgtgaccaagtcccttgttagtgacgaaggttgagctttaggtcatcttcaactcaataaaaaactaaacgtcagcaggtgtcgatggtatatccaacgttggtTAGTCCagttgattgcaatcattttttgaattttcaaatgtaGTAAGGTTTTCGAATTGTTGAAGAGAAcgctaaaaaaaatacactttccTGTACCAAGAATCTCAATTTTTCCAAAGTTTTCGAAACGCCTCGTAAAAGTGAGCTACAAAAATAGcttcatttataaaattcaattttaaaaccaaattgaaaaaatatactcaTGACTTAtgcaaaaagaaatggaaataatttttgtaagtgtGTTCTATGGAgaggtttaaaatattttcttaaagttacCGTCAACACAGCCATGAAAACTGTTAATAACACACCGTTTTTTGTGTGTCTCTTTATTCAAGTAAACTACAGTGTATACCTATGCACTAAAATTTAGAAGTACCCGTTTTAAGATAATTTGTATATCTACATAAGTATTTCAAATACTTGATGTTATGCCAATTTTGGGTTTTTCTTTTGAGAACCTTTTTAGGATAAATACTTAcaacttaaaagcttttttaattaataactaaaatactaaaaatattttaacggAATATTGTATTAAGGGATTGCAGGTTTAGAAAGTAatcatgaatttaatttaaacaaaaaaaatactttttaatttataatttgtgaacaaaataaaggattgtttttaaagaaacttcatgagagcatttaaattcattttaataacaacattaaaaaaatcactgCTCAGAAAAGTATTAACTTagtataaaaaaatcaaaatattagtACTTTGTATGCAATCCTTGGGCATCGATTATTTCTTGCAATCTTCGGCCCATTGAATAAACAAGAGTTTTTGTGGTTTGACTAGATATTTTGTTCTACTCTTCCGTTATGACCCTTTTTAGTTCCGATTTAGATGAAATTATATGTTTTCTCACTGCTTATCCCAAATGATTCCATAAGTTCTCAATTGTTTTAACGTCAGGACACTACGGAGGAGTTGTAAGTTTTAAGTCTGGGAGCATTATAGAGCAACCACTCGCCTGTATTTAAGGCGGTGTGTTTAGGatcgttgtcttgttgaaagaCATGTATCCCTAAGACCAAGTTTTTCAGCATTGTCtacaaaaatgttatacttCGACTCATCCGAAAATATAACCGGTTCCCAAAACTCCATGGAttcgtttatatattttttggcaaaatccaAACGTTTTTTTCTTGCAGCTCCTAGATAAAAATTGTATCCGTCCAAATCATTACGAAGAGTCTGCACACTAAAATGTTTACCGGTAGTGTTTTCCACATCTACTGAAAGGTAAGGAGcccttttttggaattttttctaaCATCCCTCATAATATCACGTGGGCCTGTTCTTTTCATGTTTTCTGTTGGCCAGGTGTTTTCGTATATTTTTACGACCCTCCGAACTGTGAATAAACTAATATTTAATTCCTTACCGATTTTACTGTATGTTGAACCTTCTTGGCGCAAAATAAcagcttttgtttttaacaaaattacttAGTTCTTTGAACTTCTGcggaatttcgattttttttattttctgggaCAGAATGACTTTATTAAAGGTAAAAGCACTTTAATTGACTAACATTTTTCTTCTACTAGCCTCCGGTACTTTAGTAACGGTACCCATTTAAACATCAATAAGAGAGTTTCCAGTTCTTTTTTTACCTacagtttcttgttttttctaATCCTCTTGTTAATCgcttaatcaaaataaattaaaatactctCAGAAGGtgtcgtttttttaaattgttaaattttccaTATTAAGTCTATTACAGTAGCGTAAAATCTGAAATATATGAAATTGACAATACGTTTTTAGCcactgtatattttttttacagaagtATTGTTTTCCTTGTGCTacagaaaaacataattttgctGACCAGTGTTATCCAatggttaaataaataatttaatatttttggtttagaataattcaaaacaGTTCAATTGGTATAGGTATTGGTTTTGATTTGACAGAATTGTATTACATACTTTGGAATGTAAAGGATTTATAATCCTGTTTTTTATTGGTTTAACATAGAAATATTTCTGTACCATGAATTTGAAACaagataatattattatttaaaataagataagtggtctttccataatATCCGTTGgagtatttgaatttatttcaaattacatattttaaaaagagttGTTATGCACATGCTCACTTTGAGtcttttaaaatcacaaaatccATGGAAACGCTTCTTGTTCATTGGACATCACTCATcgtttttttaactattattattttagttgtaattttgaatccaaaacaaaatgttcctTGACCAACCCTCCAATGAAAAAACCGATTCAATTCAAGATATTGCCATAAAACTCCTCGAAGAACAAATTCGAATTCTCGAACTCGATAATGATCCAAAGGAGagaacaatttttgttcttgGAAGCAGAGGAGtggtaaatatatttaaaaccaaataaaaccaaacacccacctttttcgtgtttttttttttttttaagggaaaGTCCACTGcgataaataagttttttgaaaaagaagaatcAGTTAGACCAACCCTCGCATTGGAATACTCCTATGGCAAACGAACAAGTTCCTCGCAGGGAATTCAAAAGCAAATTGCTCACATTTGGGAACTTGGTTCATTGGATAATTCCGAGCAACTTATTGACGTTCCATTGCGATCACATGGAGCGAATAATTTCGCTGTAATTCTTTTCGTGGATTTATCGCTGCCTAAAAGTTTATGGATTGATTTGGAAAATGCATACAAGGGCTTAAAGAATACTTACACTAATTTGCTTAACGAAACTGAACTGAGAGTTCAtgtggaaaaatctagtgaGCGAGTGATGGGCAAGGAACATCCAGATTTGGCAACAATGGATTTGTTTCCCTTTCCTCTGATTATTGTGGGTGGAAAATATGATCTTTTTATGGATTTTGGTAAGTTCCATCTTTTTCAGTCGAGAActtctttttttagatttggaaTCTTATTCCAGATCCGGAATTGAAGAAACACGTTTGCCGTTGTCTCCGCTCAATGGCTCACGTTTTGGGGGCTAGTTTACTCTTCTACTCCAATAAAATGCCcaaattgtcaaaaacattaagaGACACAATGAGTCACTTGGGGTATGGGAGTCCAACGCAACCTTTTCGTATATTCAACGTCGATTACAATGAACCACTGTCGGTATGGTTTGGATCAGATAGCTGGGATCGAATTGGTTCGAATCCAAtatcaattgaacaaattggATGGATATATTGTCAAGAAGTTCCACAAACTAAAAAGTCTACTGATACTCTCATAAATGATCCAGCAAAAGATCCTGGATTTCGTGAGAGTATAATTGACGAAATGAGGGAGCAAAAAAATCAAGAACTAGCAATAATGATTAAAGAGAGTCAAATGAGAGGGAAGTTCGAAACTATCGAAAATTGAACAAGCTTCAATAAAATGCATTCTATACACGTTTGTTTTAATTAGGATTTCTTAAAACAGAGAAAATTCATATATcactaaatattattatatatattttttaagcagAATACATTACTGAACATCTTTTGTCAAGTTAACAGGCTGGTTATTGAGTTTTTTATTGGTCAACATGGatttcacttaaaataaaagattgaaagtttttataaCACTTGAGAACAAGAAAAACGCTTGATTTaccaaataatttattattttgggcAGATTCAGATGACATAAGGGATTTGAAAGTAATTCAAGTTTCTTGTATCTGATTGGTCAACTATCAAAaaactggggtggaatcggctaaggtgatttttgattgtcacctttgtgatcataaaaagtgatcaaactaatttttgcgtctatgtaaggtgatcaccaaattttgtttagaatttggtatcactttaaaagaaattcactgacGTTTGTTACAATTTCAGTGGTTGTATTCAAAAACCGATCGGAAGCTATCCGGAtactatatattatatatatatacattctATTGAAATACACATGCTCATTTTCCGAAGGGCGGAGAATCATAATACGGCTCCCATCAATGCAGCCGATTACtaggaaacaaataataaaataaaaaacaagtaataaaattagtttatttttactaagaaacaAAATCCTACCTAcaggaatttgatattttgcgtaaaagaacatttttgttgccCTTGAAGCCgattgattaaatttgattgtaagtGGGCACAATTTCCTCTCCATTTGTTTTAAGGTCAAAGAAATAACGTCACAAACAGTACTTTGGCTCATTGGAGCTGACCAGCCAGCGCCAACTTGCCTTTGGTAACCACCACcgccaagaaaatttaaagtcacggCTAATCGAAGAATAGGGGGAATGTGTGTTGACCGCATTCCAGCTGACAAATCCAGAAGCGGTAggatatgtaaaaatgttttcttattcaatcgaaacttttttaagaatctatttaattcagaatattaattataaataaaaaaaaaaacaacttataatAAATAGGTATTTATATGTGAACAAATATATAGCACATATGCGTACTTACTTTGGACTTGAAAGatcaagaatgt
It encodes:
- the LOC129938523 gene encoding cytoplasmic dynein 2 light intermediate chain 1; the encoded protein is MFLDQPSNEKTDSIQDIAIKLLEEQIRILELDNDPKERTIFVLGSRGVGKSTAINKFFEKEESVRPTLALEYSYGKRTSSSQGIQKQIAHIWELGSLDNSEQLIDVPLRSHGANNFAVILFVDLSLPKSLWIDLENAYKGLKNTYTNLLNETELRVHVEKSSERVMGKEHPDLATMDLFPFPLIIVGGKYDLFMDFDPELKKHVCRCLRSMAHVLGASLLFYSNKMPKLSKTLRDTMSHLGYGSPTQPFRIFNVDYNEPLSVWFGSDSWDRIGSNPISIEQIGWIYCQEVPQTKKSTDTLINDPAKDPGFRESIIDEMREQKNQELAIMIKESQMRGKFETIEN